Proteins encoded together in one Impatiens glandulifera chromosome 1, dImpGla2.1, whole genome shotgun sequence window:
- the LOC124910814 gene encoding histone H2A-like, which yields MEDGNRSKRGFRKGGEKKKSISRSVKAGLQFPVGRIGRFLKQGRYGKRVGRGAPVYLAAVLEYLAAEVLELAGIAATDNKKSRITPRHLQLAVRNDEELGKLLAGVTFAYGGVLPNINPVLLPKKKDKAAAEEEETDNSPSKAKVVTKGKKSPRKAAAA from the exons ATGGAGGATGGTAACAGATCTAAGAGAGGTTTTAGAAAGGGCGGTGAAAAGAAGAAATCAATTTCAAGGTCGGTCAAGGCCGGTCTTCAGTTTCCGGTGGGTAGGATCGGGCGGTTCTTGAAGCAAGGTCGTTATGGCAAGCGTGTTGGAAGAGGAGCTCCTGTTTACCTAGCAGCTGTTCTCGAGTATCTGGCGGCTGag gTTCTTGAGTTGGCTGGGATTGCAGCTACAGATAACAAGAAGAGTAGGATAACTCCAAGACATCTTCAATTGGCGGTGAGAAATGATGAAGAGCTTGGGAAGCTTCTTGCAGGGGTAACATTTGCTTATGGTGGTGTCTTGCCCAATATTAACCCTGTCCTTCTTCCCAAGAAGAAAGACAAGGCCGCGGCCGAGGAGGAGGAAACAGATAATTCTCCATCCAAGGCTAAGGTGGTCACCAAGGGCAAGAAGTCACCTAGAAAGGCTGCTGCAGCTTAA